One region of Ardenticatena maritima genomic DNA includes:
- a CDS encoding 8-oxoguanine deaminase, producing the protein MPTWLFAHADVVVTMDDEEREWHDGAIFVRDQVIEAVGTTDELLKRYDGQIDTLYDARGMVLMPGMVNTHHHLYQTLTRAVPAAQNANLFNWLKTLYPIWANLTGEAIYVSALVGLAELLLSGCTTVADHLYIYPNDCTIDDEIRAAQELGVRFHPTRGSMSLGESQGGLPPDRVTEDEDAIIRDTIRAIEMYHDPAPYSMCRVGVAPCSPFSVTPDLMRESIALARSYGVLAHTHLAETLDEERFCIEQFGKRPAEYAEELGWVGDDVWWAHAVHVDGAEIDMMAKTRTGAAHCPTSNMRLASGIAPIRTMLDAGVPVGLGVDGSASNDSSHMLAEARQAMLLQRVLGEPDALTAREALALATRGGAEVLRRDDIGVLAPGKAADIVGIRLHRIDYAGAAPHDPVAALVFCYPRKVDMAMVNGRLLVDHGELLGWDLGALVHRHNQIARALVADV; encoded by the coding sequence ATGCCGACCTGGTTATTCGCCCATGCCGATGTTGTTGTGACGATGGACGACGAAGAGCGCGAGTGGCACGATGGCGCCATTTTCGTGCGCGATCAAGTGATTGAAGCGGTTGGCACGACCGACGAGTTGCTGAAGCGCTATGATGGGCAGATTGACACCCTCTACGATGCGCGCGGCATGGTGCTCATGCCGGGGATGGTCAACACACACCATCACTTGTACCAGACCCTCACGCGCGCTGTGCCCGCCGCCCAAAACGCCAACCTCTTCAACTGGTTGAAGACCCTCTATCCCATCTGGGCGAACCTCACGGGCGAAGCCATTTACGTGAGCGCCCTGGTTGGCTTGGCGGAACTCTTGCTCAGCGGCTGTACCACCGTCGCTGACCACCTCTACATTTACCCCAACGATTGCACCATTGATGACGAAATCCGCGCCGCGCAAGAATTGGGCGTGCGCTTTCATCCCACGCGGGGCAGCATGAGCCTGGGCGAAAGTCAGGGCGGATTGCCCCCCGACCGCGTCACGGAAGACGAAGACGCCATCATTCGCGATACCATTCGTGCGATTGAGATGTACCACGACCCCGCGCCCTACTCGATGTGTCGCGTGGGGGTGGCGCCCTGTTCGCCGTTCAGCGTGACACCCGATTTGATGCGCGAAAGCATTGCCCTGGCGCGCAGTTATGGCGTGCTGGCGCACACACACCTTGCCGAAACGCTGGATGAAGAGCGTTTTTGCATTGAACAGTTTGGCAAGCGTCCGGCGGAATACGCCGAAGAATTGGGCTGGGTGGGGGATGATGTCTGGTGGGCGCATGCCGTGCATGTGGACGGCGCCGAAATTGACATGATGGCGAAGACGCGCACCGGTGCGGCGCATTGCCCCACCAGCAACATGCGCCTGGCAAGCGGGATTGCGCCCATCCGCACCATGCTTGATGCGGGCGTGCCCGTGGGGCTGGGTGTGGATGGCTCGGCGTCCAACGATAGCAGCCATATGCTCGCCGAAGCGCGGCAAGCAATGTTGTTGCAGCGTGTGCTGGGCGAACCCGATGCGCTGACCGCGCGCGAAGCGCTCGCGTTGGCGACGCGTGGCGGCGCCGAAGTCTTGCGGCGCGATGACATTGGCGTGCTCGCGCCTGGCAAGGCGGCGGACATTGTGGGCATTCGCCTGCACAGGATCGACTATGCCGGCGCAGCACCCCACGACCCCGTGGCGGCGTTGGTCTTCTGCTACCCGCGCAAGGTGGACATGGCGATGGTCAACGGGCGTTTGCTCGTTGACCACGGCGAGTTGCTGGGCTGGGACCTGGGAGCGCTTGTTCATCGGCATAACCAGATAGCGCGTGCGCTGGTTGCCGATGTGTGA
- a CDS encoding deoxynucleoside kinase has translation MSQPLYIAIEGVIGVGKTTLARLLQPHLNADLVLEVFEENPFLAPFYADPERYAFQTQIFFLLSRYRQQQTLREQVGRARIVSDYLFDKDRLFARLNLQGDELHTYETLYEALSERIPRPDLVVYLRASVDTLMARIAARDRPYERNMPRSYIAALHRVYDEFFQTYDATPLLVIETDDLNVVANPRDLHTILQRVRTMLELHAFQPALPAMGQVASHTRLEPAAEAAWEADEPTRDPFDRYVALQAAMGTLATLLQAHKHGYADREALRHALARSAEHLHELARDLGLDISRKDV, from the coding sequence GTGAGCCAACCGTTGTACATTGCCATCGAAGGCGTCATCGGCGTGGGCAAAACCACGCTGGCGCGCCTCTTGCAACCACATCTCAACGCCGATTTGGTGCTGGAAGTTTTCGAGGAAAACCCCTTCCTCGCACCTTTCTATGCCGACCCTGAGCGCTACGCGTTCCAGACGCAGATTTTCTTCCTGCTGAGCCGCTACCGTCAACAGCAAACACTGCGCGAACAGGTGGGGCGCGCGCGCATCGTCAGCGATTACCTGTTCGACAAAGACCGCCTTTTTGCCCGCCTGAACCTGCAAGGCGATGAACTGCACACGTATGAAACGCTCTACGAGGCGCTGAGCGAACGCATTCCGCGCCCCGACCTGGTGGTCTATCTGCGGGCGTCGGTGGATACGCTTATGGCGCGCATTGCCGCCCGCGACCGCCCCTACGAGCGCAACATGCCGCGTTCGTACATCGCGGCGCTCCACCGCGTGTATGATGAATTCTTCCAGACCTATGACGCCACCCCGTTGCTCGTCATCGAAACCGACGACTTGAACGTGGTCGCCAACCCGCGCGACCTGCACACCATTTTGCAGCGCGTGCGCACCATGCTGGAACTGCACGCTTTTCAACCCGCGTTGCCCGCCATGGGGCAAGTGGCGTCGCACACCAGGCTGGAACCCGCCGCCGAGGCGGCATGGGAAGCGGACGAACCCACGCGCGACCCCTTCGACCGCTATGTGGCGCTGCAAGCCGCCATGGGCACGCTGGCGACGCTGTTGCAAGCCCACAAACATGGCTACGCCGACCGCGAAGCGCTACGGCACGCCCTGGCGCGCAGCGCCGAACACCTGCACGAACTCGCCCGCGATTTGGGGCTGGACATCTCACGAAAGGACGTGTGA
- a CDS encoding deoxynucleoside kinase produces the protein MQPTNAPTRKYFLAVAGNIGVGKSTLTARLAERLHMEPFFEAVADNPYLADFYADMPRWAFHSQIFFLSRRLQHHRQILDHPTSAIQDRCVYEDAEIFARNLYEQGAMSARDYQAYHELYQAVVAFMPPPTLIVYLRASVDTLLERIKRRGREFERAISRDYLERLNLLYEEWIATFTHCPVLTIDADAIDFVAEPKHIETIATAIEEALGVKTPNQV, from the coding sequence ATGCAACCAACCAACGCACCAACACGCAAGTATTTTCTGGCGGTGGCGGGCAACATCGGCGTGGGCAAAAGCACGCTCACCGCGCGCCTGGCGGAACGCCTGCACATGGAACCCTTCTTTGAAGCCGTCGCCGACAACCCGTATCTGGCGGACTTTTACGCCGACATGCCCCGCTGGGCGTTCCATAGCCAGATTTTCTTTTTGAGCCGCCGCCTGCAACACCACCGCCAAATTCTCGACCACCCCACCTCGGCGATTCAAGACCGGTGCGTGTACGAGGACGCCGAGATTTTTGCCCGCAATCTCTACGAACAAGGCGCGATGAGCGCCCGCGACTATCAGGCGTACCACGAACTGTATCAGGCGGTGGTGGCGTTTATGCCGCCGCCGACGTTGATTGTCTATTTGCGCGCTTCGGTGGATACGTTGCTGGAACGCATCAAGCGCCGCGGGCGTGAATTTGAGCGCGCCATCAGCCGCGACTATCTGGAACGGCTCAACTTGCTTTACGAAGAGTGGATTGCCACCTTCACCCACTGCCCGGTGCTCACCATTGACGCCGACGCCATTGACTTTGTCGCGGAACCCAAGCATATTGAAACCATTGCCACAGCCATTGAAGAGGCGTTGGGCGTGAAAACCCCCAACCAGGTCTAG
- a CDS encoding esterase family protein, which produces MNREYHKWYSPHLNREMELLVFGHAGARVLVFPTSMGRFFEWEDRGMIAALHHHISQGWFQLYCVDSVDTESWYCKGCHPADRVRRHIQYEQYIMNEVLPFSLSKNQHPFLITTGASFGAYHAVNIAFRHPERFDRVIGMSGIYDIRNWLDGYYDDNVYFNNPVDYIPNEHEPHRLAALKHLDIILAVGEHDPNIEHNRYFSHLLWQKDIWHAFRVWEGWAHDWPWWQQMIVRYIGGHD; this is translated from the coding sequence GTGAACCGCGAATATCACAAATGGTACAGCCCCCACCTCAACCGCGAGATGGAATTGCTGGTTTTCGGTCATGCCGGCGCGCGCGTGCTGGTCTTTCCCACATCCATGGGGCGTTTTTTTGAATGGGAAGACCGCGGCATGATTGCCGCCCTGCACCACCACATTAGCCAGGGCTGGTTTCAACTCTACTGCGTGGATAGCGTGGACACAGAATCCTGGTACTGCAAAGGCTGCCACCCCGCCGACCGTGTACGGCGGCATATCCAATACGAGCAGTACATCATGAACGAGGTGCTGCCTTTCAGCCTGAGCAAGAACCAGCATCCTTTCCTCATCACAACGGGCGCCAGTTTTGGCGCGTATCACGCCGTCAACATCGCCTTTCGCCACCCCGAACGCTTTGACCGCGTGATTGGCATGAGCGGCATCTATGACATTCGCAACTGGCTGGACGGCTACTACGACGACAACGTCTATTTCAACAACCCTGTGGATTACATCCCCAACGAACATGAACCGCACCGCCTGGCGGCGTTGAAGCATCTGGACATCATCCTTGCCGTGGGTGAACACGACCCCAACATCGAGCACAACCGCTATTTTTCGCATCTGCTCTGGCAAAAAGATATCTGGCACGCGTTCCGCGTCTGGGAAGGCTGGGCGCACGATTGGCCCTGGTGGCAACAAATGATTGTGCGTTATATCGGCGGCCATGATTGA
- a CDS encoding aminotransferase class IV, which produces MIDVWRWHNNTLAPVRLASPAATLNDATRQLPHGAYTTFRTYHNRACVIGLRDHLQRLATSARALGWRGAWDETALRTALVQALAAFQAPEARVRLVLDTTRCPGDLYIVLEPLHPLPREVYEQGVATITHHLVRHAPNTKTTDFLAQQELLRRTMPPGVFEVLLTDAEGCILEGSSSNFFAVADGLLITAPDETVLKGITRSRVLALAQEEGVPVHFAPVCPPFERLDEAFITSSSRGVVPVVRIDDTIIGGGVPGRLTHRLHTAYNAYIARWCEPIAPNPR; this is translated from the coding sequence ATGATTGACGTTTGGCGCTGGCACAACAACACGCTTGCCCCTGTACGGCTGGCGTCTCCCGCCGCCACGCTCAACGACGCCACGCGCCAACTTCCGCATGGCGCGTACACCACTTTCCGCACCTACCACAACCGCGCCTGCGTCATCGGCCTGCGCGACCATCTGCAACGTCTTGCGACATCCGCCCGCGCGCTGGGGTGGCGCGGCGCGTGGGATGAAACGGCGCTCCGCACCGCCCTGGTGCAGGCGCTCGCCGCTTTCCAGGCGCCCGAAGCCCGTGTGCGCCTTGTGCTCGACACCACCCGCTGCCCCGGCGACCTCTACATCGTGCTGGAACCACTGCACCCTCTGCCCCGCGAGGTGTACGAGCAAGGCGTCGCCACCATCACACACCACCTGGTACGCCACGCCCCCAACACCAAAACCACCGATTTCCTCGCGCAGCAAGAACTGTTGCGCCGCACAATGCCCCCTGGCGTGTTCGAAGTGTTGCTTACAGACGCAGAAGGTTGTATTTTAGAAGGGAGTTCGAGCAATTTTTTCGCCGTCGCCGATGGGCTGCTCATCACCGCACCCGATGAGACGGTGCTGAAAGGCATCACCCGTTCGCGTGTGCTAGCGCTGGCGCAAGAAGAAGGTGTGCCCGTTCACTTTGCGCCGGTCTGCCCGCCATTCGAGCGCCTGGATGAAGCCTTCATCACCAGCAGTTCGCGCGGCGTTGTGCCGGTGGTGCGCATTGACGACACCATCATCGGCGGCGGCGTACCGGGACGTCTCACCCACCGCCTGCACACGGCTTACAACGCCTACATCGCGCGGTGGTGCGAGCCAATTGCACCGAACCCACGTTGA
- a CDS encoding ATP-grasp domain-containing protein — MPEPKRIGLLVGAEWSWPPAFIHEVNSRNVGVVAEMAKLDAVKMDEPVPYDVLIDRISHEVPMYRTYMKYAALNGCAVINNPFNWSADDKFFDAALATKLGVASPKTVLLPNKEYIPGVTSKTLRNLKYPIDWEGVIEYVGLPCVLKDAHGGGWKEVYVVHSLEELIARYDQSGLLTMIVQEFIEWDAYVRCMCIGREFVLPMRYDPRERMYYVDDEYPSPAVRQRCIEDALKLVRALGYDMNTVEFAIRDGVPYAIDFMNPAPDMDIFSLTPKYFDIVVTKMADLAIEKALSRRDHRREFYWYNEVRRVERQGK, encoded by the coding sequence ATGCCCGAACCCAAACGCATCGGCTTGCTGGTCGGCGCTGAATGGTCCTGGCCCCCCGCGTTCATTCACGAAGTCAACAGCCGCAACGTCGGCGTTGTCGCCGAAATGGCCAAACTGGACGCCGTCAAAATGGATGAGCCCGTTCCCTACGACGTGCTGATTGACCGCATCTCCCATGAAGTGCCCATGTACCGCACCTACATGAAGTACGCCGCGCTCAACGGGTGCGCCGTCATCAACAACCCCTTCAACTGGTCGGCTGACGATAAATTTTTCGACGCCGCGCTGGCGACCAAATTGGGCGTTGCCAGCCCCAAAACCGTGTTGCTCCCCAACAAGGAGTACATTCCCGGCGTCACCAGCAAGACGCTGCGCAACCTGAAATACCCCATTGACTGGGAAGGCGTCATCGAGTACGTCGGTTTGCCCTGCGTGTTGAAGGACGCCCACGGCGGCGGCTGGAAAGAAGTGTATGTGGTGCACTCTCTGGAAGAACTCATCGCCCGCTACGACCAGAGCGGATTGCTCACCATGATTGTGCAGGAATTTATCGAGTGGGACGCCTATGTGCGCTGTATGTGCATCGGGCGCGAATTCGTCTTGCCCATGCGCTACGACCCGCGCGAACGCATGTACTACGTGGACGACGAATACCCCTCGCCCGCCGTTCGCCAACGTTGCATCGAAGACGCCTTGAAACTGGTGCGGGCGCTCGGCTACGACATGAACACCGTCGAATTTGCCATCCGCGACGGCGTGCCCTACGCCATTGACTTCATGAACCCCGCACCCGACATGGACATTTTCTCGCTCACGCCCAAATACTTCGACATTGTGGTCACCAAAATGGCCGACCTGGCGATCGAAAAAGCGCTCAGCCGCCGTGACCATCGGCGCGAATTTTACTGGTACAACGAAGTGCGCCGTGTTGAACGTCAAGGCAAGTGA
- a CDS encoding circularly permuted type 2 ATP-grasp protein has product MHPIETIIQAYHDICEREPRLVEESAAILQAEQPKRRLLFGDRPLCNVLRPHFLTHEQYTYIRRRIGLVADALRNAFEALMSNPTLRAELFLSPLEEEVIHYDFGYATPVPTSRMDTFLSHDGTFHFVEYNAETPAGSGYEAELSRLFLELPIMQRFMETYTVEILPYRRPLLDTLLTLYEQAGFTESPTIAVVDWEGVATRPEHEILREYFERHGYPTVWVDPRHFEYDGTTLRAEGRPVHIVYKRVLTSELLNRLGLETPLVRAVRDRNVLIVNPFRCKLLHKKAIFAILTDERFAHLYTPEQHAAIRAHVPWTRIVRERTTYLDGKPIDLLDYITHHRDQFVLKPNDEYGGSGVVIGWDVSQAEWENALQRALNEPTIVQRRVKVAQEPFPALIEGQLHIANRLVDLDPYIYNGYDVQACLTRLSATSLLNVTAGTGSVVPTMLVAPQTA; this is encoded by the coding sequence ATGCATCCGATTGAGACCATCATCCAAGCCTATCACGACATCTGCGAGCGCGAGCCGCGCCTGGTGGAAGAAAGCGCCGCTATCTTGCAGGCGGAACAGCCCAAGCGCCGCCTGCTCTTTGGCGACCGCCCGCTCTGCAACGTCTTGCGCCCGCACTTCCTCACACATGAGCAATACACCTACATCCGCCGACGCATCGGGCTGGTCGCCGACGCTTTGCGCAATGCATTCGAGGCGCTCATGAGCAACCCCACCTTGCGCGCCGAACTCTTCCTCTCACCGCTGGAAGAAGAAGTCATCCACTACGATTTTGGCTACGCCACCCCGGTGCCCACATCGCGCATGGATACGTTCCTGAGCCACGACGGCACGTTCCATTTCGTGGAATACAACGCCGAAACGCCCGCCGGTTCAGGCTACGAAGCCGAACTGAGCCGCCTGTTTCTGGAACTGCCCATCATGCAGCGCTTCATGGAAACGTACACGGTCGAAATTCTGCCCTATCGCCGCCCCCTGCTCGATACATTGCTCACGCTCTACGAGCAAGCGGGCTTCACCGAGTCCCCCACCATTGCCGTGGTGGACTGGGAAGGCGTCGCGACGCGCCCCGAACACGAAATTTTACGCGAGTATTTTGAACGCCACGGCTACCCCACAGTCTGGGTTGACCCGCGCCACTTCGAGTACGACGGCACAACGCTCCGCGCCGAAGGGCGTCCCGTGCACATCGTGTACAAGCGCGTGCTCACCAGCGAACTGCTGAACCGCCTAGGGCTGGAGACGCCGCTTGTGCGCGCCGTGCGCGACCGCAATGTGCTCATCGTCAACCCGTTCCGCTGCAAACTTCTGCACAAAAAAGCCATCTTCGCCATCCTCACCGATGAGCGCTTCGCCCACCTCTACACGCCCGAACAACACGCCGCCATTCGCGCCCACGTGCCCTGGACGCGCATTGTCCGCGAGCGCACCACCTACCTGGACGGCAAGCCCATTGATTTGCTGGACTACATCACCCACCACCGCGACCAATTCGTGCTGAAACCCAACGACGAATACGGCGGCAGTGGCGTTGTCATCGGTTGGGATGTCTCACAAGCAGAATGGGAAAACGCCCTGCAACGCGCCCTGAACGAACCGACTATCGTGCAGCGGCGCGTCAAGGTCGCCCAAGAACCGTTCCCCGCGCTGATTGAAGGGCAACTGCACATTGCCAATCGGTTGGTTGACCTTGACCCGTACATTTACAACGGCTACGATGTGCAAGCCTGCCTCACGCGCCTTTCCGCCACATCGCTCCTCAACGTGACAGCAGGCACAGGCAGCGTTGTACCCACCATGCTGGTTGCGCCGCAAACCGCTTGA
- a CDS encoding carboxylate-amine ligase has product MPIKPPTLTVGIEEEYQIIDPETRELKSYITQLLEGSRLYLLERDIKPELHQSMVEIGTVVCNTIQEARNDLVQLRCMIDDLARAKGLRIAAAGTHPFSSWRLQEITPYERYLGVLEDMQDLARELLIFGMHVHIGVGDPEFAIDAMNVLRYMLPHVLALSTSSPFWEGRNTGLKSYRSVVFKRFPRTGLPAMFNSYADFKNYVDVLVRTNCIPDGSKIWWDLRPHHKYPTLEFRICDLCTNIDDAICCAALFQALVLKHYKMRRDNITFRKYPIAMIEENKWRAVRYGINGKLIDFGRQEELPAKQLIYELVEFVDDVLDELGTRKEVEHAFTILERGTSADQQIAVYERTGDVRAVVDWLIEETMRGCRLPDGSPNII; this is encoded by the coding sequence ATGCCCATCAAACCGCCCACGCTCACCGTCGGCATTGAAGAAGAATACCAGATTATTGACCCCGAAACGCGCGAGCTCAAAAGCTACATCACCCAATTGCTGGAAGGCTCGCGGCTCTACCTGCTCGAACGGGACATCAAGCCCGAACTGCACCAGAGCATGGTCGAAATCGGCACTGTTGTCTGCAACACCATCCAGGAAGCCCGCAACGACCTGGTGCAACTCCGCTGCATGATTGACGACCTGGCGCGCGCCAAAGGCCTGCGTATCGCCGCCGCAGGCACGCACCCCTTCTCATCCTGGCGCTTGCAAGAAATCACCCCCTACGAACGCTACCTCGGCGTGCTCGAAGACATGCAAGACCTCGCGCGTGAACTGCTCATCTTCGGCATGCACGTGCACATCGGCGTGGGCGACCCCGAATTTGCCATTGACGCCATGAACGTGTTGCGCTACATGCTCCCCCACGTGCTGGCGCTTTCAACGTCATCTCCGTTCTGGGAAGGGCGCAACACAGGGTTGAAAAGTTATCGCAGCGTGGTGTTCAAACGCTTCCCCCGCACTGGTTTGCCCGCCATGTTCAACAGCTACGCCGATTTCAAAAATTATGTTGATGTGCTCGTGCGCACCAACTGCATTCCCGACGGCTCAAAAATCTGGTGGGACTTGCGCCCCCATCACAAATACCCCACGCTCGAATTCCGTATCTGCGACCTCTGCACCAACATTGACGACGCCATCTGTTGCGCGGCTCTTTTCCAGGCGCTCGTCCTCAAACATTACAAAATGCGCCGCGACAACATCACTTTCCGCAAATACCCCATCGCCATGATTGAGGAAAACAAATGGCGCGCCGTGCGCTACGGCATCAACGGCAAATTGATTGACTTCGGGCGGCAGGAAGAATTGCCCGCCAAACAACTCATCTACGAACTGGTAGAATTCGTGGACGACGTGCTGGACGAATTGGGCACACGTAAAGAAGTCGAACACGCTTTTACCATTCTGGAACGCGGTACGAGCGCCGACCAGCAAATCGCCGTGTATGAACGCACAGGCGACGTGCGCGCTGTGGTGGACTGGCTCATCGAAGAAACCATGCGTGGGTGCCGCCTGCCCGACGGTTCACCCAACATCATCTAA
- a CDS encoding AAA family ATPase, with translation MPTNKHPLQNTLAPFISRWREDEEARADLLARERARVAQIQAGFERLRTHPPAFDTQDLETLLAALDAAQLIYRQIVEANDIEVVIPLLLDLLEGDGPAHERVRRVGRALRYAGPTVLNELLGWWHVEKLAPPTRAVRRLLTFLHAYATIEQKHLFRHLHALADAYADAIETRLAPDIPLGAEVAAFCAWLVPHLRTAPPPPEEPASAPLHAIREFGATYTITPTALPDAPLTPPAPHTLAEHEAHIRSLLVLPPDTIRRAVAHLLAGRHLILTGAPGTGKSHLALLLAELFGYYPMLVTATAEWSTFDVVGGLLPTTDAEGRMRPEVRPGYVYEALRQNWLLDEHDALVYDAEGRPLRRFTVIEGREWRGVWLVIDELNRADIDKAFGDLFTALETGRLRVPSLGEERTQLVPIPRDFRIIATMNTRDRHLLFTLSDALKRRFAFLHLTPPTFEQRDEEQHIVLRRTQTDLTMRGLPTHTALLRAALQHLHAAVRLVRAYEPLGTAYLLAALRYVGAAVHIAPLDPNQLAREAFEAEIIPHLESLPQMAYHVITDVLAGHATDIFVWLTQRAEEPLHAQEAADVAQRLADFLAQEHPPATDDTRRWAHAVHALAHGRPSARAEAHALAAHMQQWAAYLPRL, from the coding sequence ATGCCAACAAACAAACACCCTCTCCAAAACACACTCGCACCGTTCATCAGCCGCTGGCGCGAAGATGAAGAAGCGCGGGCGGACCTGCTGGCGCGTGAACGGGCGCGCGTGGCGCAAATCCAGGCTGGCTTTGAGCGTTTGCGCACCCATCCCCCCGCCTTCGACACCCAGGACCTGGAAACCCTGCTCGCTGCGCTGGACGCGGCACAACTCATCTACCGCCAAATCGTCGAAGCCAACGATATCGAAGTCGTCATCCCCCTCTTGCTCGACCTGCTCGAAGGCGATGGTCCAGCCCACGAACGGGTGCGCCGTGTTGGTCGCGCCCTGCGCTACGCCGGTCCAACCGTGCTCAACGAATTGCTGGGCTGGTGGCATGTCGAAAAACTCGCGCCCCCCACCCGCGCTGTGCGGCGTCTGCTCACCTTCCTGCACGCCTACGCCACCATCGAGCAAAAACATCTCTTCCGCCATCTGCACGCCCTGGCGGACGCCTACGCCGACGCCATCGAAACCCGCCTCGCGCCCGACATCCCCCTCGGCGCGGAAGTGGCGGCGTTTTGCGCGTGGCTCGTGCCCCATTTGCGCACCGCCCCCCCGCCGCCCGAAGAACCAGCGTCTGCACCACTGCACGCCATTCGTGAATTTGGCGCAACATACACCATCACCCCCACCGCCCTGCCCGACGCGCCACTCACGCCCCCCGCGCCGCATACCCTGGCCGAACATGAAGCGCACATTCGCTCCTTGCTGGTCTTGCCCCCCGACACTATCCGCCGCGCGGTGGCGCACCTGCTGGCCGGGCGACATCTCATTCTGACAGGCGCACCCGGCACGGGCAAAAGCCATCTGGCGCTCCTGCTGGCGGAACTGTTCGGCTACTACCCCATGCTCGTCACAGCCACCGCCGAATGGAGCACCTTCGACGTGGTGGGGGGATTGCTGCCAACCACCGATGCAGAAGGGCGCATGCGCCCCGAAGTGCGCCCTGGCTATGTGTACGAAGCCCTGCGGCAAAACTGGCTCCTCGACGAGCACGACGCGCTTGTGTACGACGCCGAAGGACGCCCCTTGCGCCGCTTCACCGTCATCGAAGGGCGCGAATGGCGCGGCGTCTGGCTGGTGATTGACGAACTGAACCGCGCCGACATTGACAAAGCCTTTGGCGATCTCTTCACCGCGCTGGAAACCGGGCGGCTGCGTGTGCCCTCACTCGGCGAAGAACGCACGCAACTTGTGCCCATCCCGCGCGATTTTCGTATCATCGCCACCATGAACACCCGCGACCGCCATCTGCTCTTCACGCTGAGCGACGCACTCAAACGGCGTTTTGCTTTCCTGCACCTCACGCCCCCCACCTTCGAGCAACGCGATGAAGAACAACACATCGTCCTGCGCCGCACCCAAACCGACCTCACCATGCGCGGACTTCCCACGCATACCGCGCTCTTGCGCGCCGCCTTGCAACACCTGCATGCCGCCGTGCGCCTGGTGCGGGCGTATGAACCGCTTGGCACTGCGTATCTGCTGGCGGCACTGCGCTACGTGGGCGCGGCTGTGCACATCGCCCCACTCGACCCCAACCAGCTCGCCCGCGAAGCCTTCGAGGCGGAAATCATCCCCCATCTTGAAAGTCTGCCCCAAATGGCGTACCACGTCATCACAGACGTGCTGGCGGGACACGCCACAGACATCTTTGTCTGGCTCACGCAACGCGCCGAAGAACCGCTCCACGCCCAGGAAGCCGCAGACGTCGCACAACGTCTGGCGGATTTCCTCGCTCAGGAACATCCCCCCGCCACTGACGACACCCGTCGCTGGGCGCACGCCGTGCATGCTCTCGCCCATGGCCGACCATCGGCACGTGCCGAAGCGCATGCGCTTGCGGCACACATGCAACAGTGGGCGGCATACTTGCCGAGGTTGTGA